One Capricornis sumatraensis isolate serow.1 chromosome 8, serow.2, whole genome shotgun sequence genomic region harbors:
- the PGGHG gene encoding protein-glucosylgalactosylhydroxylysine glucosidase, producing MEDAGKDATRFTAHSLPSDPRLLATVTNSYLGTRVYHETLHVSGVYNGALGDTHRAILPSPLNVQLEAPAGTEEQLTKTYTLDTNTGSFLHTLEGPSFRASQRIYAHRTLPHVLAFSVSITRLAKGSWPVTVRLQSAFSPESPDLDLHLGPDFQGARYLCGRTLSPEQPGGARQEVHLLWTPVPPALTLGEGQEDATWEFLTVVGGSQAEAQACLTEALQLQARHALYTAHAQAWAQLWADCGLDVEGPLALRQALRGALYYLLSALPQPGAPARDCHGLSPGGLSNGSRGECYWGHVFWDQDLWVLPGLLLLHPEASKALLQYRIRTLGGALDNARSLGYQGAKFAWESAVSGLEVCPEAIYGTQEIHVNGAVVLAFQLYYHATQDLALFREAGGWDVVRAVAEFWCSRVEWSPEEEKYHLKGVMPPDEYHPGVNNSVYTNVLVQNSLRFAAALAQDLGHPVPNQWLVVADKIKVPFDPKLNFHPEFDGYQPGEEVKQADVVLLGYPVPFPLSPHVRRQNLEIYEAVTSPHGPAMTWSMFAVGWMELKDPGRARALLERSFANVTEPFKVWTENADGSGAVNFLTGMGGFLQAVLFGVTGFRITRAGLAFDPMCPVGVSGVCVSGISYQGSRLDFSLSAGLVTVEVTAQAGTWAPSLEAELWPSRTRLPLPPGRRVCFPCSAGRIQRSGL from the exons ATGGAGGATGCTGGCAAGGACGCCACCAGGTTCACTGCCCATTCTCTGCCCAGTGACCCCCGGCTCTTGGCCACCGTGACCAACTCATACTTGGGCACACGCGTGTATCATGAGACACTGCATGTGAGCGGTGTGTACAATGGGGCTTTGGGGGATACCCACCGGGCCATTCTGCCCAGCCCCCTCAATGTCCAGCTGGAGGCCCCTGCAGGGACGGAAGAGCAGCTAACCAAGACCTACACTCTGGACACCAACACAG GCTCCTTCCTGCACACCCTGGAGGGCCCCAGCTTCCGCGCCTCCCAGCGAATCTATGCCCACCGCACACTGCCTCATGTCCTGGCCTTCAGTGTGTCCATCACCCGCCTGGCCAAGGGGAGCTGGCCCGTCACAGTGCGGCTGCAGTCAGCCTTTTCCCCAGAAAGTCCGGACCTGGACCTGCATCTGGGTCCTGACTTCCAGGGAGCCCg GTACCTGTGCGGCCGCACGCTCAGCCCCGAGCAGCCTGGGGGTGCGCGGCAGGAGGTGCACCTGCTGTGGACGCCGGTGCCCCCAGCCTTGACCCTCGGAGAAGGGCAGGAGGACGCGACGTGGGAGTTCCTGACGGTGGTGGGTGGCAGCCAGGCTGAGGCCCAGGCCTGCCTCACGGAGGCCCTGCAGCTGCAGGCCAGGCACGCGCTCTACACGGCCCACGCCCAGGCCTGGGCCCAGCTCTGGGCGGACTGTGGCCTGGATGTAGAAGGGCCGCTCGCCCTGCGCCAGGCCCTGCGTGGCGCCCTCTACTACCTGCTCAGCGCCCTGCCCCAGCCCGGGGCCCCAGCACGCGACTGCCACGGCCTCAGCCCTGGGGGCCTCTCCAACGGGAGCCGTGGGGAGTGCTACTGGGGCCACGTCTTCTGGGACCAG GACCTCTGGGTGCTCCCCGGGCTGCTGCTGCTCCACCCCGAGGCCTCCAAGGCTCTCCTGCAGTACCGCATCCGGACGCTCGGCGGGGCCCTGGACAACGCCCGCAGCCTGGGCTACCAG GGAGCCAAGTTTGCCTGGGAGAGCGCGGTCTCTGGCCTGGAGGTCTGCCCTGAAGCCATCTACGGGACCCAGGAGATCCACGTCAACGGGGCCGTGGTGCTGGCCTTCCAGCTGTACTACCACGCCACCCAG GACTTGGCGCTCTTCCGAGAGGCCGGCGGCTGGGATGTGGTCAGGGCTGTGGCTGAGTTTTGGTGCAGCCGTGTAGAGTGGAGCCCTGAGGAGGAGAAGTACCACCTGAAGG GAGTCATGCCCCCTGATGAGTACCACCCAGGGGTCAACAATTCTGTGTACACCAACGTCTTGGTCCAGAACAG CCTGCGCTTTGCTGCTGCCCTGGCCCAGGACCTGGGGCATCCTGTCCCCAACCAGTGGCTGGTGGTGGCTGATAAGATCAAGGTGCCCTTTGACCCGAAACTGAACTTTCACCCTGAGTTTGATGGGTACCAGCCTG GAGAGGAAGTGAAGCAGGCAGACGTTGTGCTCCTGGGGTACCCTGTCCCCTTCCCCCTGAGTCCCCACGTTCGCAGGCAAAACCTGGAGATTTATGAGGCGGTGACGTCCCCCCACGGCCCCGCCATGACCTGG AGCATGTTTGCGGTGGGCTGGATGGAGCTGAAGGACCCAGGGCGGGCACGGGCCCTCCTGGAGAGGAGCTTCGCCAACGTCACGGAGCCCTTCAAG GTGTGGACGGAGAATGCGGACGGGTCAGGTGCTGTGAACTTCCTGACAGGCATGGGGGGCTTCCTGCAGGCGGTGCTCTTTGGGGTCACGGGGTTCAG GATCACCAGGGCCGGTCTGGCTTTCGACCCCATGTGTCCAGTGGGGGTCTCTGGAGTGTgcgtctctggcatctcctacCAGGGGAGCAGGCTTGACTTCTCCCTCTCTGCGGGCCTCGTGACAGTTGAGGTCACAGCCCAGGCAGGGACCTGGGCCCCCTCTCTGGAAGCCGAGCTGTGGCCGTCACGGACTCGGCTCCCCCTGCCTCCAG GACGCAGAGTGTGCTTTCCCTGCTCAGCAGGCCGGATACAAAGGTCAGGCCTGTAG
- the IFITM5 gene encoding interferon-induced transmembrane protein 5, producing the protein MDTSYPREDPGAPTPRRADGSAHTALALGAPRPPPRDHLIWSVFSTLYLNLCCLGFLALAYSIKARDQKVAGDLEAARRLGSKAKCYNILATMWALVPPLLLLVLVVTGALHLSRLAKGSAAFFSTKFDDADYD; encoded by the exons ATGGACACGTCGTACCCCCGCGAGGACCCCGGGGCCCCGACGCCCCGCAGGGCCGACGGCAGCGCCCACACGGCCCTGGCGCTGGGGGCGCCGCGACCCCCACCTCGAGACCACTTGATCTGGTCGGTGTTCAGCACCCTCTACCTGAACCTGTGCTGCCTCGGCTTCCTGGCGCTGGCCTACTCCATCAAG GCCCGAGACCAGAAGGTGGCCGGAGATCTGGAGGCAGCCCGGCGTCTCGGCTCCAAGGCCAAGTGCTACAACATCCTGGCCACGATGTGGGCGCTGGTGCCACCGCTCCTGCTCCTGGTGCTGGTGGTGACCGGCGCCCTGCACCTGTCTCGGCTGGCCAAGGGCTCCGCCGCCTTCTTCAGCACCAAGTTCGATGACGCCGACTATGACTGA